A genomic segment from Nicotiana sylvestris chromosome 1, ASM39365v2, whole genome shotgun sequence encodes:
- the LOC104237501 gene encoding peptidyl-prolyl cis-trans isomerase FKBP43, whose protein sequence is MAFWGIEVKPGKPVTHSFDNARGRLRISQATLGIGNVETKSLVQCNVGNKSPVFLCALLPNKTESCHLDLEFEEADDVVFSVLGPRTVYLTGYYVGNSGRANVNSDTESFGEDIVDTETGESCHGTDEDEYDDSFINDGEPEISPPSPASSSGVQVDDENLSDNKLHKHNSNHKRLRKKYQVSESEDEDILQDADEDNCLLSALKKKADVKAKTSEDNQKNDILSAEAPHRTENGGTVEHEKANEHIHENSIKSSKKRKQPERNGRKLLEADTSSNGKDNKEDNTKLVDAGTAVINTKDGKFDTLEPPAEEDSKHGPKSKKRKHSVEAKSVESHDAKADITLKEGKLKQDPLKAGQQDEDPIAIALDEEDQKLTINKSIDGKSDSVADGHQLDKKIKKKKKKKTKAQEDCMVNIDLPVLQENEMNRQSVDVEDKSLKVKSTVIRTLSNGLTIEELATGEPDGKLAAPGKKIKVYYTGKLKENGQIFYSNIGKSPYKFRLGDKDIIEGWNLGLDGMRVGDKRRLTVPPSMGYGNQGAEENIPPNSWLVYDIELIAVRR, encoded by the exons atggcattttggg gAATTGAAGTGAAACCTGGAAAGCCAGTTACTCATTCTTTTGACAATGCGAGAGGAAGGCTCCGAATTTCTCAG GCAACATTGGGAATTGGCAATGTTGAAACTAAAAGTTTGGTACAGTGTAATGTGGGGAACAAGAGTCCTGTTTTCCTCTGTGCTTTGTTACCTAACAAGACAGAGTCGTGCCATTTGGATTTAGAGTTCGAGGAGGCAGATGATGTGGTTTTTTCTGTTCTTGGTCCAAGAACTGTTTATCTGACTGGTTACTATGTGGGTAACAGTGGACGAGCAAATGTAAACAGTGATACAGAGTCGTTTGGGGAGGATATTGTAGATACAGAAACAGGGGAATCCTGCCACGGGACTGATGAGGACGAGTATGATGATAGCTTTATCAATGATGGTGAACCAGAAATATCCCCACCTTCACCTGCTTCAAGCAGCGGAG TTCAAGTAGACGATGAGAACTTGTCAGACAATAAGCTTCACAAACACAATAGCAACCATAAAAGGCTTAGGAAGAAGTACCAAGTAAGTGAGTCCGAAGATGAGGATATCTTGCAGGACGCAGATGAAGACAATTGTCTCTTATCTGCACTTAAGAAGAAAGCTGATGTGAAGGCTAAAACATCAGAAGATAATCAAAAGAATGACATACTAAGTGCTGAGGCTCCTCATAGGACAGAAAATGGTGGCACAGTGGAACATGAAAAGGCAAA TGAGCACATACATGAAAATAGCATTAAATCGAGCAAGAAGAGGAAACAGCCTGAGCGCAATGGTCGTAAACTTCTTGAAGCAGATACTAGCAGTAATGGGAAGGACAACAAAGAGGATAACACAAAGCTGGTGGATGCTGGGACGGCAGTGATTAATAC GAAAGATGGCAAATTTGATACTCTGGAGCCTCCAGCAGAGGAGGATTCTAAACATGGTCCAAagtcaaagaaaagaaaacattCTGTGGAAGCCAAATCTGTTGAAAGCCATGATGCAAAAGCTGATATCACTCTTAAAGAGGGTAAACTGAAACAAGATCCTCTAAAAGCTGGTCAGCAGGATGAGGATCCAATTGCAATTGCATTAGATGAAGAAGATCAAAAACTGACAATCAATAA AAGCATTGATGGAAAATCTGACTCCGTAGCTGATGGGCACCAATTggataagaaaattaaaaagaagaagaaaaagaagacgaAGGCTCAGGAGGACTGTATGGTTAACATTGATCTTCCGGTTCTGCAAGAGAATGAAATGAATAGACAATCCGTGGATGTTGAGGACAAGAGTCTGAAGGTCAAGTCTACTGTAATAAGGACTTTATCTAACGGGTTGACCATTGAAGAGCTTGCAACAGGTGAACCCGATGGAAAATTGGCTGCTCCAGGAAAGAAG ATCAAAGTTTATTACACTGGCAAGCTAAAGGAGAATGGACAGATTTTTTACTCAAATATTGGAAAATCTCCATATAAGTTTCGGCTAG GCGACAAAGACATCATAGAGGGATGGAACCTTGGTCTTGACG GCATGCGTGTGGGTGATAAAAGAAGGCTCACAGTCCCGCCATCAATGGG CTACGGTAATCAGGGAGCTGAGGAGAATATCCCACCAAACTCGTGGTTGGTGTATGATATTGAATTGATTGCAGTCCGTCGATAA
- the LOC104237502 gene encoding glutathione S-transferase zeta class-like isoform X2 has product MKINPPLLLQINRSYLKLVKGDNFPRCYFQRWFGADFSHTETPTTKSNIDASSAVPISSSSMESNYSQKMAADSTWVSKIILYSFCQSSCSWRIRFALNLKGLSYEYRAVNIDKGEQFTSEENYCQRPLLPVEPQLRALNLQAASIVSSSMQPLHMLSVLRYMEERVGPEEKQSWAKFHIQKGFSALEKLLTGSAGKYATGKEVYMADVFLAPQIAVATKRFNIDMSQFPTLSRIYDSCKALPEFQASSPERQPDAAL; this is encoded by the exons ATGAAGATTAATCCACCATTGTTATTGCAAATTAACAGATCTTATCTTAAATTAGTCAAAGGTGACAATTTTCCGAGGTGCTATTTTCAAAGGTGGTTCGGTGCAGATTTTTCTCACACTGAAACTCCAACAACCAAATCCAATATTGATGCTTCATCAGCTGTTCCCATTTCATCTTCATCCATGGAATCCAATTACTCCCAG AAGATGGCTGCTGATTCAACATGGGTTTCAAAGATTATACTGTATTCTTTCTGTCAAAGTTCATGTTCTTGGAGAATTCGCTTTGCCTTAAACCTCAAAG GACTTTCTTATGAATATAGAGCAGTCAACATTGACAAAGGAGAACagttcacttcag AAGAGAACTATTGTCAGAGACCCCTGTTGCCAGTTGAACCTCAATTAAGAGCTCTCAATCTTCAG GCAGCAAGTATTGTCAGCTCTAGTATGCAGCCACTTCATATGTTGTCAGTGCTG AGATACATGGAGGAAAGGGTTGGTCCCGAAGAGAAACAATCATGGGCAAAATTTCACATACAAAAAGGTTTTAGTG CTCTTGAAAAATTGCTCACTGGATCTGCTGGAAAGTATGCTACAGGAAAAGAAGTATATATG GCTGATGTGTTTTTGGCGCCTCAAATTGCAGTGGCTACTAAAAGATTTAACATTGACATG TCCCAGTTTCCCACTTTATCAAGGATATATGATTCCTGTAAGGCTTTGCCAGAATTCCAAGCTTCTTCGCCAGAGCGACAGCCCGATGCCGCCCTGTAA
- the LOC104237502 gene encoding glutathione S-transferase zeta class-like isoform X1, with product MKINPPLLLQINRSYLKLVKGDNFPRCYFQRWFGADFSHTETPTTKSNIDASSAVPISSSSMESNYSQKMAADSTWVSKIILYSFCQSSCSWRIRFALNLKGLSYEYRAVNIDKGEQFTSEFEKLNPLHYVPVLVDGDVVISDSYAILLYLEENYCQRPLLPVEPQLRALNLQAASIVSSSMQPLHMLSVLRYMEERVGPEEKQSWAKFHIQKGFSALEKLLTGSAGKYATGKEVYMADVFLAPQIAVATKRFNIDMSQFPTLSRIYDSCKALPEFQASSPERQPDAAL from the exons ATGAAGATTAATCCACCATTGTTATTGCAAATTAACAGATCTTATCTTAAATTAGTCAAAGGTGACAATTTTCCGAGGTGCTATTTTCAAAGGTGGTTCGGTGCAGATTTTTCTCACACTGAAACTCCAACAACCAAATCCAATATTGATGCTTCATCAGCTGTTCCCATTTCATCTTCATCCATGGAATCCAATTACTCCCAG AAGATGGCTGCTGATTCAACATGGGTTTCAAAGATTATACTGTATTCTTTCTGTCAAAGTTCATGTTCTTGGAGAATTCGCTTTGCCTTAAACCTCAAAG GACTTTCTTATGAATATAGAGCAGTCAACATTGACAAAGGAGAACagttcacttcag AGTTTGAGAAATTAAATCCTCTTCATTATGTTCCTGTATTGGTTGATGGCGATGTGGTCATTTCGGACTCCTATGCAATTTTACTA TATTTAGAAGAGAACTATTGTCAGAGACCCCTGTTGCCAGTTGAACCTCAATTAAGAGCTCTCAATCTTCAG GCAGCAAGTATTGTCAGCTCTAGTATGCAGCCACTTCATATGTTGTCAGTGCTG AGATACATGGAGGAAAGGGTTGGTCCCGAAGAGAAACAATCATGGGCAAAATTTCACATACAAAAAGGTTTTAGTG CTCTTGAAAAATTGCTCACTGGATCTGCTGGAAAGTATGCTACAGGAAAAGAAGTATATATG GCTGATGTGTTTTTGGCGCCTCAAATTGCAGTGGCTACTAAAAGATTTAACATTGACATG TCCCAGTTTCCCACTTTATCAAGGATATATGATTCCTGTAAGGCTTTGCCAGAATTCCAAGCTTCTTCGCCAGAGCGACAGCCCGATGCCGCCCTGTAA